One Vigna unguiculata cultivar IT97K-499-35 chromosome 7, ASM411807v1, whole genome shotgun sequence genomic region harbors:
- the LOC114189608 gene encoding ras-related protein RABE1a: MAAPPARARADYDYLIKLLLIGDSGVGKSCLLLRFSDGSFTTSFITTIGIDFKIRTIELDGKRIKLQIWDTAGQERFRTITTAYYRGAMGILLVYDVTDESSFNNIRNWIRNIEQHASDNVNKILVGNKADMDESKRAVPTSKGQALADEYGIKFFETSAKTNMNVDEVFFSIARDIKQRLADNDSKTEPSTLKINQPEQGAGSSQGAQKSACCGS; the protein is encoded by the exons ATGGCTGCTCCTCCTGCAAGAGCTCGGGCCGATTACGATTACCTCATCAAGCTTCTCCTAATCGGCGACAGCg GTGTGGGTAAGAGTTGCCTTCTATTGCGGTTCTCGGATGGATCTTTCACTACTAGTTTCATCACGACCATTGG tATTGATTTCAAGATAAGGACCATAGAGCTCGATGGCAAGCGAATCAAATTGCAAATATGGGATACAGCTGGTCAAGAGAGGTTTCGAACTATTACAACTG CATATTACCGTGGAGCCATGGGTATTTTGCTTGTGTATGACGTTACTGACGAGTCCTCTTTTAACA ACATCAGGAATTGGATTCGCAACATTGAACAGCATGCTTCTGACAATGTCAACAAGATATTAGTGGGGAACAAAGCTGACATGGATGAAAGCAAAAGG GCTGTTCCAACTTCAAAGGGCCAAGCTCTAGCAGATGAATATGGCATCAAGTTTTTTGAGACG AGTGCAAAAACTAATATGAACGTGGATGAGGTTTTCTTTTCAATAGCCCGGGACATCAAGCAAAGGCTTGCAGATAATGACTCAAAGACTGAg CCGTCGACACTGAAGATTAACCAACCTGAGCAGGGAGCAGGGTCTTCCCAAGGCGCTCAAAAATCTGCTTGCTGTGGTTCGTAA